Proteins from one Populus trichocarpa isolate Nisqually-1 unplaced genomic scaffold, P.trichocarpa_v4.1 scaffold_25, whole genome shotgun sequence genomic window:
- the LOC7484095 gene encoding DNA (cytosine-5)-methyltransferase 1 isoform X1: MGSSSILDTTTNDPVDNTISSSSSVGMRKNKKGKQKSSVSNVKKEVPEKNTKGKKRNSPDTNKEEPTGGDGSLKRPKRAAACKDFKEKSVRLHEEKSYVVESKKEQVVDEEILAVRLTQGQEEGRPNRRLIDFVVHDANGNPQPLEMVEVDDMFISGIIMPHEESIDKEKEVHVRCDGFGRIEAWDISGYEDGSPVIWLSTEVADYDCIKPAGGYKKFFDHFFQKALACVEVYKKLSRFSGGNPEFTLDELLAGVVRAMSGNKCFSGAVSIKNFLISQGEFIYHQIIGLDETSTKNDKKFADLPVLVALRDESRNHGNVLIAKAANSGGNLVIGPESVDGAVVNQSNQSSTTVEEDEDAKLARLLQEEEYWQSNMRQKKSRGSVSASNTIYIKINEDEIANDYPLPVFYKHSNEETDEYIAVASDDVIDHPDDLPRRMLHNWSLYNSDSRLISLELLPMKPCEDIDVTIFGSGSMTEDDGSGFCLDDGPDQSSSRGLEAQDDMGLPIFLSAIKEWMIEFGSSMIFISLRTDMAWYRLGKPSKQYASWYKPVLKTVKLARSIITLLKEQSRVSRLSFADVIRKVSEFKKDHHAYISSDLAAVERYVVVHGQIILQLFAEFPDQKIKKCAFVVGLTRMMEERHHTKWVVNKKAIVQKCHSNLNPRAAMDTVASGTSKRKLMQATTTRLINRIWGEYYSNYSPEDLKEGNDCDVKEEDELEEQDENEDDDKEVVVEKTLKPYSVFEHCKSHTSQKEVRWDGNPVRKTSSGEDIYKQAIVCGQVIVVGAAVLVEVDEPDELPAIYFVEYMFETRNGSKMFHGRMMKWGSETVLGNTANDREVFLTNECMNYKLQDVKQAIILEVRKRPWGHHHRKDNANADRIDREKAEERKKKGLPLEYYCKSLYWPERGAFFTLPFDTMGLGSGVCHSCNLKISEEDKNISKVNSSQTGFSYKGTEYSVHDFVYVNPHQFAVESGETETFKGGRNVGLKPYAVCQLLEVVPMETKQSETRSTEVKVQRFFRPDDISPEKAYCSDIREIYYSEETHLLSVEVIEGKCEVRKKIDIPTCSAPAIFDHTFFCEHMYDPSNGSLKQLPAHIKSKFSAVSKDGDVASRKRKGKSKEGENDTEDDKQLEASPEYRLATLDIFAGCGGLSEGLQQAGVSTTKWAIEYEEPAGEAFKLNHAESLMFINNCNVILRAVMERCGDADDCISTSEAAKLASSLDAKVINGLPLPGQVDFINGGPPCQGFSGMNRFNQSTWSKVQCEMILAFLSFADYFRPKYFLLENVRNFVSFNKGQTFRLTIASLLQMGYQVRFGILEAGAYGVSQSRKRAFIWAASPEEILPEWPEPMHVFAAPELKITLSEKSQYAAVRSTAYGAPFRAITVRDTIGDLPDVANGASKTNLEYGNDPISWFQKKIRGDMVVLTDHISKEMNELNLIRCKNIPKRPGADWRDLPDEKVKLSTGQMVDLIPWCLPNTAKRHNQWKGLFGRLDWEGNFPTSITDPQPMGKVGMCFHPEQDRILTVRECARSQGFPDNYQFFGNIQHKHRQIGNAVPPPLAYALGRKLKEALDSKRQK; this comes from the exons atgggaTCTTCATCAATATTGGATACAACAACAAATGACCCAGTTGATAATactatttcttcttcatcatctg TAGGTATGAGGAAGAACaaaaaagggaaacaaaaaTCTTCAGTGTCTAATGTAAAGAAAGAAGTGccagaaaaaaacacaaaagggaAGAAGAGAAATTCCCCTGATACCAACAAGGAAGAGCCTACTGGTGGCGATGGTTCACTGAAAAGGCCTAAGAGAGCTGCTGCATGCAAAGATTTCAAGGAGAAATCTGTACGATTGCATGAAGAGAAGTCTTATGTTgttgaatcaaagaaagaacaaGTTGTCGATGAAGAAATTCTAGCTGTTCGTTTGACTCAAGGGCAAGAAGAGGGTCGCCCAAACAGgagattgattgattttgttgTGCATGATGCAAATGGCAACCCACAGCCCTTGGAGATGGTTGAAGTTGATGATATGTTTATCTCTGGCATTATAATGCCTCATGAGGAAAGCATTGACAAGGAAAAAGAAGTGCATGTTAGGTGTGATGGCTTTGGAAGGATAGAAGCATGGGATATCTCTGGTTATGAAGATGGATCCCCAGTCATTTGGCTAAGTACTGAAGTGGCAGATTATGACTGCATTAAGCCTGCTGGTGGCTACAAGAAGTTCTTTGATCATTTCTTCCAGAAGGCACTTGCTTGTGTTGAAGTCTACAAAAAACTCTCAAGATTCTCTGGAGGAAACCCTGAATTCACCCTTGATGAGTTGCTTGCTGGGGTTGTGCGAGCAATGAGTGGAAATAAGTGTTTCTCTGGTGCAGTATCCATCAAGAATTTCCTCATTTCTCAGGGTGAATTTATTTATCACCAAATAATTGGTTTGGATGAGACTTCCACAAAGAATGATAAGAAATTTGCAGACTTGCCTGTTCTTGTAGCCTTGAGAGATGAAAGTCGCAATCATGGAAATGTTCTGATAGCAAAAGCAGCAAATTCTGGTGGGAACTTGGTGATTGGTCCAGAATCTGTGGATGGTGCTGTTGTGAATCAGTCTAACCAATCCAGTACCACAGTTGAGGAAGACGAGGATGCAAAGTTAGCAAGATTATTGCAGGAAGAAGAGTATTGGCAGTCTAATATGAGGCAGAAGAAAAGTCGTGGTTCAGTTTCTGCATCCAACACAATCTACatcaaaattaatgaagatGAGATTGCAAATGACTACCCTCTCCCTGTGTTTTACAAACACTCTAATGAAGAAACCGATGAGTATATAGCTGTTGCAAGTGATGATGTAATTGACCACCCTGATGATCTCCCTAGAAGAATGCTTCATAACTGGTCACTTTATAACTCAGACTCAAGGTTGATTTCTTTGGAGCTTCTTCCAATGAAACCTTGTGAAGACATTGATGTCACCATCTTTGGATCAGGAAGTATGACTGAAGATGACGGAAGCGGATTCTGTCTTGATGATGGTCCTGATCAGTCTTCTTCAAGGGGTTTGGAGGCTCAGGATGACATGGGTTTGCCGATATTTTTGAGTGCGATAAAGGAGTGGATGATTGAGTTTGGatcatcaatgatttttatatcactACGCACGGACATGGCCTG GTATAGACTTGGAAAGCCATCAAAACAATATGCTTCCTGGTATAAGCCAGTCCTAAAAACAGTTAAGCTTGCAAGAAGCATCATTACATTGTTGAAGGAGCAAAGTCGAGTATCACGGCTTTCTTTTGCAGATGTAATCCGGAAAGTGTCTGAGTTCAAGAAGGATCATCATGCTTATATTTCTTCTGATCTAGCAGCTGTTGAGAGGTACGTGGTAGTGCATGGACAGATAATACTACAGCTTTTTGCTGAGTTTCCAGATCAGAAGATCAAGAAATGTGCTTTTGTGGTCGGTTTGACTCGTATGATGGAGGAGAGGCACCATACTAAATGGGTAGTGAACAAAAAAGCAATTGTGCAAAAGTGTCATTCCAATTTGAATCCTCGGGCTGCAATGGATACTGTTGCTTCTGGAACGTCCAAGAGGAAGCTTATGCAGGCAACAACAACAAGACTGATCAACAGAATATGGGGGGAATATTATTCAAACTATTCTCCAGAGGATTTGAAAGAGGGAAATGATTGTgatgtaaaagaagaagatgaacttGAGGAACaggatgaaaatgaagatgatgataaagAGGTGGTGGTAGAGAAAACACTAAAACCTTATTCAGTGTTTGAACATTGTAAATCCCATACTTCACAAAAAGAGGTAAGATGGGATGGGAATCCTGTAAGAAAAACATCTTCTGGAGAAGACATTTACAAGCAAGCCATTGTTTGTGGACAGGTCATTGTGGTGGGGGCTGCTGTCTTAGTAGAGGTTGATGAACCAGATGAACTTCCTGCCATTTATTTTGTGGAGTACATGTTTGAAACAAGAAATGGAAGTAAAATGTTTCATGGGAGAATGATGAAGTGGGGATCTGAGACAGTTCTTGGTAACACTGCCAATGATAGAGAGGTTTTCTTAACAAATGAATGCATGAATTATAAACTACAGGATGTTAAGCAAGCAATAATTCTGGAAGTTCGAAAAAGGCCTTGGGGACATCATCACAGGAAAGATAATGCCAATGCTGATAGAATTGATAGGGAAAAGGcagaagagaggaaaaagaaaggatTGCCACTAGAATATTACTGTAAAAGCTTGTACTGGCCAGAAAGGGGTGCTTTCTTCACTCTTCCATTTGATACTATGGGTCTTGGCTCTGGTGTCTGCCACTCTTGTAACTTAAAAATATCTGAAGAAGACAAGAATATTTCCAAAGTGAATTCTTCTCAAACAGGATTTTCATACAAAGGAACTGAGTACTCAGTCCATGATTTTGTCTATGTGAACCCTCATCAATTTGCCGTGGAAAGTGGGGAGACTGAAACTTTTAAGGGTGGAAGGAATGTTGGATTGAAGCCTTATGCTGTGTGCCAGTTATTGGAAGTAGTTCCAATGGAAACAAAACAATCTGAAACAAGATCCACTGAGGTCAAAGTTCAAAGATTTTTCAGACCAGATGATATTTCACCTGAAAAGGCATATTGTTCTGATATTCGTGAG ATATATTATAGTGAAGAAACACATCTTTTATCTGTTGAGGTGATTGAAGGGAAATGTGAAGtcagaaagaaaattgatattccCACATGCAGTGCTCCTGCAATCTTTGATCATACCTTCTTCTGCGAGCACATGTATGATCCTTCCAATGGGTCCCTCAAGcag CTACCAGCTCATATCAAATCAAAGTTTTCAGCTGTGAGTAAAGATGGTGATGTTGCAAGtagaaagagaaagggaaagtcTAAAGAAGGAGAAAATGATACAGAAGATGACAAACAATTGGAAGCATCTCCAGAGTACCGTTTGGCCACTTTGGATATTTTTGCTGGTTGTGGTGGCTTGTCTGAGGGATTGCAGCAAGCTG GTGTCTCAACAACCAAGTGGGCTATTGAATATGAAGAGCCTGCTGGGGAAGCATTTAAACTCAATCATGCAGAATCATTGATGTTTATTAATAATTGCAATGTGATCCTCAG GGCTGTGATGGAGAGGTGTGGAGATGCAGATGACTGTATTTCTACTTCTGAGGCTGCTAAATTGGCTTCATCACTTGATGCAAAGGTGATCAATGGTTTGCCATTGCCAGGGCAGGTGGATTTCATCAATGGAGGGCCTCCATGTCAG GGCTTCTCTGGAATGAATAGGTTTAATCAGAGCACTTGGAGTAAAGTTCAATGTGAGATGATCTTAGCATTCTTATCCTTTGCTGATTACTTCCGCCCAAAGTATTTCCTCTTAGAGAATGTGAGGAACTTTGTATCTTTCAATAAAGGACAGACTTTCCGTTTAACTATTGCTTCTCTTCTTCAGATGGGTTATCAG GTGAGATTTGGAATTTTGGAGGCCGGAGCATATGGAGTTTCTCAGTCACGCAAACGTGCCTTTATATGGGCAGCCTCTCCTGAGGAGATACTCCCAGAATGGCCAGAGCCAATGCATGTTTTTGCTGCCCCAGagttaaaaataacattgtcTGAGAAGTCACAATATGCTGCTGTTAGGAGTACTGCTTATGGAGCCCCTTTCCGTGCAATAACTGTCAGAGATACAATTGGTGATCTCCCAGATGTGGCGAATGGTGCTTCTAAGACAAATTTGGAG tACGGAAATGATCCTATCTCTtggtttcaaaagaaaattcgAGGCGACATGGTTGTCTTGACTGACCatatatcaaaagaaatgaatgagcTGAATCTTATTAGATGCAAGAATATCCCAAAGCGGCCAGGTGCTGATTGGCGTGATCTCCCAGATGAGAAG GTCAAATTGTCTACTGGGCAAATGGTTGATTTGATACCATGGTGCCTTCCAAACACAGCTAAACGACACAATCAGTGGAAGGGGCTATTTGGAAGATTGGATTGGGAAGGGAACTTCCCAACATCAATAACAGATCCCCAGCCAATGGGTAAGGTGGGGATGTGCTTTCACCCTGAGCAGGACAGGATTCTTACTGTTCGTGAATGTGCACGATCTCAA GGATTCCCAGATAACTATCAGTTTTTCGGTAACATTCAACACAAGCATCGGCAAATTGGAAATGCTGTTCCTCCTCCTCTAGCATATGCGTTGGGAAGGAAACTTAAGGAAGCACTGGATAGTAAGAGGCAGAAATAG
- the LOC7484095 gene encoding DNA (cytosine-5)-methyltransferase 1 isoform X3 — translation MNVGMRKNKKGKQKSSVSNVKKEVPEKNTKGKKRNSPDTNKEEPTGGDGSLKRPKRAAACKDFKEKSVRLHEEKSYVVESKKEQVVDEEILAVRLTQGQEEGRPNRRLIDFVVHDANGNPQPLEMVEVDDMFISGIIMPHEESIDKEKEVHVRCDGFGRIEAWDISGYEDGSPVIWLSTEVADYDCIKPAGGYKKFFDHFFQKALACVEVYKKLSRFSGGNPEFTLDELLAGVVRAMSGNKCFSGAVSIKNFLISQGEFIYHQIIGLDETSTKNDKKFADLPVLVALRDESRNHGNVLIAKAANSGGNLVIGPESVDGAVVNQSNQSSTTVEEDEDAKLARLLQEEEYWQSNMRQKKSRGSVSASNTIYIKINEDEIANDYPLPVFYKHSNEETDEYIAVASDDVIDHPDDLPRRMLHNWSLYNSDSRLISLELLPMKPCEDIDVTIFGSGSMTEDDGSGFCLDDGPDQSSSRGLEAQDDMGLPIFLSAIKEWMIEFGSSMIFISLRTDMAWYRLGKPSKQYASWYKPVLKTVKLARSIITLLKEQSRVSRLSFADVIRKVSEFKKDHHAYISSDLAAVERYVVVHGQIILQLFAEFPDQKIKKCAFVVGLTRMMEERHHTKWVVNKKAIVQKCHSNLNPRAAMDTVASGTSKRKLMQATTTRLINRIWGEYYSNYSPEDLKEGNDCDVKEEDELEEQDENEDDDKEVVVEKTLKPYSVFEHCKSHTSQKEVRWDGNPVRKTSSGEDIYKQAIVCGQVIVVGAAVLVEVDEPDELPAIYFVEYMFETRNGSKMFHGRMMKWGSETVLGNTANDREVFLTNECMNYKLQDVKQAIILEVRKRPWGHHHRKDNANADRIDREKAEERKKKGLPLEYYCKSLYWPERGAFFTLPFDTMGLGSGVCHSCNLKISEEDKNISKVNSSQTGFSYKGTEYSVHDFVYVNPHQFAVESGETETFKGGRNVGLKPYAVCQLLEVVPMETKQSETRSTEVKVQRFFRPDDISPEKAYCSDIREIYYSEETHLLSVEVIEGKCEVRKKIDIPTCSAPAIFDHTFFCEHMYDPSNGSLKQLPAHIKSKFSAVSKDGDVASRKRKGKSKEGENDTEDDKQLEASPEYRLATLDIFAGCGGLSEGLQQAGVSTTKWAIEYEEPAGEAFKLNHAESLMFINNCNVILRAVMERCGDADDCISTSEAAKLASSLDAKVINGLPLPGQVDFINGGPPCQGFSGMNRFNQSTWSKVQCEMILAFLSFADYFRPKYFLLENVRNFVSFNKGQTFRLTIASLLQMGYQVRFGILEAGAYGVSQSRKRAFIWAASPEEILPEWPEPMHVFAAPELKITLSEKSQYAAVRSTAYGAPFRAITVRDTIGDLPDVANGASKTNLEYGNDPISWFQKKIRGDMVVLTDHISKEMNELNLIRCKNIPKRPGADWRDLPDEKVKLSTGQMVDLIPWCLPNTAKRHNQWKGLFGRLDWEGNFPTSITDPQPMGKVGMCFHPEQDRILTVRECARSQGFPDNYQFFGNIQHKHRQIGNAVPPPLAYALGRKLKEALDSKRQK, via the exons ATGAATG TAGGTATGAGGAAGAACaaaaaagggaaacaaaaaTCTTCAGTGTCTAATGTAAAGAAAGAAGTGccagaaaaaaacacaaaagggaAGAAGAGAAATTCCCCTGATACCAACAAGGAAGAGCCTACTGGTGGCGATGGTTCACTGAAAAGGCCTAAGAGAGCTGCTGCATGCAAAGATTTCAAGGAGAAATCTGTACGATTGCATGAAGAGAAGTCTTATGTTgttgaatcaaagaaagaacaaGTTGTCGATGAAGAAATTCTAGCTGTTCGTTTGACTCAAGGGCAAGAAGAGGGTCGCCCAAACAGgagattgattgattttgttgTGCATGATGCAAATGGCAACCCACAGCCCTTGGAGATGGTTGAAGTTGATGATATGTTTATCTCTGGCATTATAATGCCTCATGAGGAAAGCATTGACAAGGAAAAAGAAGTGCATGTTAGGTGTGATGGCTTTGGAAGGATAGAAGCATGGGATATCTCTGGTTATGAAGATGGATCCCCAGTCATTTGGCTAAGTACTGAAGTGGCAGATTATGACTGCATTAAGCCTGCTGGTGGCTACAAGAAGTTCTTTGATCATTTCTTCCAGAAGGCACTTGCTTGTGTTGAAGTCTACAAAAAACTCTCAAGATTCTCTGGAGGAAACCCTGAATTCACCCTTGATGAGTTGCTTGCTGGGGTTGTGCGAGCAATGAGTGGAAATAAGTGTTTCTCTGGTGCAGTATCCATCAAGAATTTCCTCATTTCTCAGGGTGAATTTATTTATCACCAAATAATTGGTTTGGATGAGACTTCCACAAAGAATGATAAGAAATTTGCAGACTTGCCTGTTCTTGTAGCCTTGAGAGATGAAAGTCGCAATCATGGAAATGTTCTGATAGCAAAAGCAGCAAATTCTGGTGGGAACTTGGTGATTGGTCCAGAATCTGTGGATGGTGCTGTTGTGAATCAGTCTAACCAATCCAGTACCACAGTTGAGGAAGACGAGGATGCAAAGTTAGCAAGATTATTGCAGGAAGAAGAGTATTGGCAGTCTAATATGAGGCAGAAGAAAAGTCGTGGTTCAGTTTCTGCATCCAACACAATCTACatcaaaattaatgaagatGAGATTGCAAATGACTACCCTCTCCCTGTGTTTTACAAACACTCTAATGAAGAAACCGATGAGTATATAGCTGTTGCAAGTGATGATGTAATTGACCACCCTGATGATCTCCCTAGAAGAATGCTTCATAACTGGTCACTTTATAACTCAGACTCAAGGTTGATTTCTTTGGAGCTTCTTCCAATGAAACCTTGTGAAGACATTGATGTCACCATCTTTGGATCAGGAAGTATGACTGAAGATGACGGAAGCGGATTCTGTCTTGATGATGGTCCTGATCAGTCTTCTTCAAGGGGTTTGGAGGCTCAGGATGACATGGGTTTGCCGATATTTTTGAGTGCGATAAAGGAGTGGATGATTGAGTTTGGatcatcaatgatttttatatcactACGCACGGACATGGCCTG GTATAGACTTGGAAAGCCATCAAAACAATATGCTTCCTGGTATAAGCCAGTCCTAAAAACAGTTAAGCTTGCAAGAAGCATCATTACATTGTTGAAGGAGCAAAGTCGAGTATCACGGCTTTCTTTTGCAGATGTAATCCGGAAAGTGTCTGAGTTCAAGAAGGATCATCATGCTTATATTTCTTCTGATCTAGCAGCTGTTGAGAGGTACGTGGTAGTGCATGGACAGATAATACTACAGCTTTTTGCTGAGTTTCCAGATCAGAAGATCAAGAAATGTGCTTTTGTGGTCGGTTTGACTCGTATGATGGAGGAGAGGCACCATACTAAATGGGTAGTGAACAAAAAAGCAATTGTGCAAAAGTGTCATTCCAATTTGAATCCTCGGGCTGCAATGGATACTGTTGCTTCTGGAACGTCCAAGAGGAAGCTTATGCAGGCAACAACAACAAGACTGATCAACAGAATATGGGGGGAATATTATTCAAACTATTCTCCAGAGGATTTGAAAGAGGGAAATGATTGTgatgtaaaagaagaagatgaacttGAGGAACaggatgaaaatgaagatgatgataaagAGGTGGTGGTAGAGAAAACACTAAAACCTTATTCAGTGTTTGAACATTGTAAATCCCATACTTCACAAAAAGAGGTAAGATGGGATGGGAATCCTGTAAGAAAAACATCTTCTGGAGAAGACATTTACAAGCAAGCCATTGTTTGTGGACAGGTCATTGTGGTGGGGGCTGCTGTCTTAGTAGAGGTTGATGAACCAGATGAACTTCCTGCCATTTATTTTGTGGAGTACATGTTTGAAACAAGAAATGGAAGTAAAATGTTTCATGGGAGAATGATGAAGTGGGGATCTGAGACAGTTCTTGGTAACACTGCCAATGATAGAGAGGTTTTCTTAACAAATGAATGCATGAATTATAAACTACAGGATGTTAAGCAAGCAATAATTCTGGAAGTTCGAAAAAGGCCTTGGGGACATCATCACAGGAAAGATAATGCCAATGCTGATAGAATTGATAGGGAAAAGGcagaagagaggaaaaagaaaggatTGCCACTAGAATATTACTGTAAAAGCTTGTACTGGCCAGAAAGGGGTGCTTTCTTCACTCTTCCATTTGATACTATGGGTCTTGGCTCTGGTGTCTGCCACTCTTGTAACTTAAAAATATCTGAAGAAGACAAGAATATTTCCAAAGTGAATTCTTCTCAAACAGGATTTTCATACAAAGGAACTGAGTACTCAGTCCATGATTTTGTCTATGTGAACCCTCATCAATTTGCCGTGGAAAGTGGGGAGACTGAAACTTTTAAGGGTGGAAGGAATGTTGGATTGAAGCCTTATGCTGTGTGCCAGTTATTGGAAGTAGTTCCAATGGAAACAAAACAATCTGAAACAAGATCCACTGAGGTCAAAGTTCAAAGATTTTTCAGACCAGATGATATTTCACCTGAAAAGGCATATTGTTCTGATATTCGTGAG ATATATTATAGTGAAGAAACACATCTTTTATCTGTTGAGGTGATTGAAGGGAAATGTGAAGtcagaaagaaaattgatattccCACATGCAGTGCTCCTGCAATCTTTGATCATACCTTCTTCTGCGAGCACATGTATGATCCTTCCAATGGGTCCCTCAAGcag CTACCAGCTCATATCAAATCAAAGTTTTCAGCTGTGAGTAAAGATGGTGATGTTGCAAGtagaaagagaaagggaaagtcTAAAGAAGGAGAAAATGATACAGAAGATGACAAACAATTGGAAGCATCTCCAGAGTACCGTTTGGCCACTTTGGATATTTTTGCTGGTTGTGGTGGCTTGTCTGAGGGATTGCAGCAAGCTG GTGTCTCAACAACCAAGTGGGCTATTGAATATGAAGAGCCTGCTGGGGAAGCATTTAAACTCAATCATGCAGAATCATTGATGTTTATTAATAATTGCAATGTGATCCTCAG GGCTGTGATGGAGAGGTGTGGAGATGCAGATGACTGTATTTCTACTTCTGAGGCTGCTAAATTGGCTTCATCACTTGATGCAAAGGTGATCAATGGTTTGCCATTGCCAGGGCAGGTGGATTTCATCAATGGAGGGCCTCCATGTCAG GGCTTCTCTGGAATGAATAGGTTTAATCAGAGCACTTGGAGTAAAGTTCAATGTGAGATGATCTTAGCATTCTTATCCTTTGCTGATTACTTCCGCCCAAAGTATTTCCTCTTAGAGAATGTGAGGAACTTTGTATCTTTCAATAAAGGACAGACTTTCCGTTTAACTATTGCTTCTCTTCTTCAGATGGGTTATCAG GTGAGATTTGGAATTTTGGAGGCCGGAGCATATGGAGTTTCTCAGTCACGCAAACGTGCCTTTATATGGGCAGCCTCTCCTGAGGAGATACTCCCAGAATGGCCAGAGCCAATGCATGTTTTTGCTGCCCCAGagttaaaaataacattgtcTGAGAAGTCACAATATGCTGCTGTTAGGAGTACTGCTTATGGAGCCCCTTTCCGTGCAATAACTGTCAGAGATACAATTGGTGATCTCCCAGATGTGGCGAATGGTGCTTCTAAGACAAATTTGGAG tACGGAAATGATCCTATCTCTtggtttcaaaagaaaattcgAGGCGACATGGTTGTCTTGACTGACCatatatcaaaagaaatgaatgagcTGAATCTTATTAGATGCAAGAATATCCCAAAGCGGCCAGGTGCTGATTGGCGTGATCTCCCAGATGAGAAG GTCAAATTGTCTACTGGGCAAATGGTTGATTTGATACCATGGTGCCTTCCAAACACAGCTAAACGACACAATCAGTGGAAGGGGCTATTTGGAAGATTGGATTGGGAAGGGAACTTCCCAACATCAATAACAGATCCCCAGCCAATGGGTAAGGTGGGGATGTGCTTTCACCCTGAGCAGGACAGGATTCTTACTGTTCGTGAATGTGCACGATCTCAA GGATTCCCAGATAACTATCAGTTTTTCGGTAACATTCAACACAAGCATCGGCAAATTGGAAATGCTGTTCCTCCTCCTCTAGCATATGCGTTGGGAAGGAAACTTAAGGAAGCACTGGATAGTAAGAGGCAGAAATAG